In the genome of Candidatus Dadabacteria bacterium, the window AGCAGAAAATAGCTTATGTAGATCTTCAATTAGTTCTCAGCGAGTCAAAGCCTGCAAAGGCAGACATGGCTTTGCTCCGGAAAGAAGAAGAAGCAAAAAAAACCGTGATAGAACAGAAAACAAAGGCCCTTGAAGATATGAGGCAGGATCTGATACAAAACGGAGAGATGATGAGCGGAAGCAAGAGAAGAAACCTTGCGGAAATCATAGAAAAAAAGCAGAAGGACCTGAACAGGACAATAGAAGACATGCGACTTGAACTTCGTAGAAAGCAACTTGAGTTGGAACAGAATTTTATTATAGAAATACAGGCTATAGCTAAAAAGATAGGCAAGCAGGAAGGATTTGACATTATTTTTTCAAAGACGGGAGCGGGCATTCTATACGTCAATCCATCCTCGGACATAACTCAGAAAGTCATATCGGCTTACGACGCTTCCAGGTAAATGAAGTTAGGAGTGGAGGAAGTAAAGGAACTTATTCCTCACAGAGAACCTTTCCTGTTCGTAGACTCTGTTCTGGAAATTGAAAAGGGCAAGAAGATCACTGCCGAAAAGCTGTTTTCTCCGGAAGAATTTTTTTTCAGGGGACATTTCCCCGGCAATCCTATAGTTCCGGGAGTGATAATTACCGAAGCGCTGGGCCAGGCCGGAGGAGTTCTCTTCAACTATTCTTTTAGGGATGAGCTGAAAAAAGAAGGTTTTGAAAACGCCTATCTTATGAGCCTTGACCGTTGCCGGTTCAGGGCGCCGGTGGTTCCGGGCGACAAGATAGTTCTTGAGGTTGAGCTCGTCAGAAGACG includes:
- a CDS encoding OmpH family outer membrane protein translates to MKKCLLLAIGFFMFFAFSFSAYAQQKIAYVDLQLVLSESKPAKADMALLRKEEEAKKTVIEQKTKALEDMRQDLIQNGEMMSGSKRRNLAEIIEKKQKDLNRTIEDMRLELRRKQLELEQNFIIEIQAIAKKIGKQEGFDIIFSKTGAGILYVNPSSDITQKVISAYDASR
- the fabZ gene encoding 3-hydroxyacyl-ACP dehydratase FabZ encodes the protein MKLGVEEVKELIPHREPFLFVDSVLEIEKGKKITAEKLFSPEEFFFRGHFPGNPIVPGVIITEALGQAGGVLFNYSFRDELKKEGFENAYLMSLDRCRFRAPVVPGDKIVLEVELVRRRSRIIFFSAKASVGGKKVAEAEISACLV